A genomic segment from Methanoplanus limicola DSM 2279 encodes:
- a CDS encoding COG1470 family protein gives MKGDFNRFKLIALLIFTSLFVFHTVSAAGIAVTPSLINISDAARSIEYEKTITVFNPGNDELMADIMISGDAKEWIKIYEDTPDAGEPVNEIKIPGKNIKVKARISVPEDTANGMYRAEINFDTKSPESSENTEVGAVLKVRATTKVEIDVTGTEIISGEADLLRISDSEVNYPVPVEIMFQNTGNVVLAPGITIVISKEGKNIDTVRKTASEIKPGEKEKITVNWENNGLESGDYSAIVTVNIGDNEILREETKFSLIPEGTLTRKGEFTEINYEGKTVVGRILKISGTFVNTGEIPTKAVLKGEIYKDDELIDTFESDELTVTAMGTENLVYYYKPEISGEYKIITYIVYEDKKTGEKELNIQVTGSADSTGDSSKPTESGKAPLPTALVIAALTIFALVMALKSAFRK, from the coding sequence ATGAAAGGGGATTTTAACAGATTCAAATTAATTGCTTTGCTGATATTTACATCACTGTTTGTATTTCATACAGTTTCAGCAGCAGGAATTGCAGTAACACCTTCATTAATTAATATCAGTGATGCAGCAAGGAGTATTGAGTATGAAAAAACAATTACGGTATTTAATCCCGGAAATGATGAACTAATGGCAGACATCATGATCTCCGGAGATGCCAAAGAATGGATAAAAATCTATGAGGATACCCCCGATGCGGGAGAACCTGTAAACGAGATCAAAATTCCGGGCAAAAATATTAAAGTAAAAGCCAGAATTTCAGTCCCGGAAGATACGGCAAACGGCATGTACAGAGCCGAAATTAATTTTGACACAAAAAGTCCGGAATCTTCAGAAAATACTGAAGTAGGAGCCGTACTAAAAGTCCGGGCAACGACCAAAGTCGAAATTGATGTAACAGGTACTGAAATAATCAGTGGTGAAGCAGATCTCCTCAGAATCAGTGATTCCGAAGTTAATTACCCTGTCCCTGTTGAAATTATGTTTCAGAATACAGGTAATGTAGTGCTTGCACCGGGAATAACGATTGTAATATCAAAAGAAGGAAAAAACATCGACACAGTCAGAAAAACCGCTTCAGAGATAAAACCGGGTGAAAAGGAGAAAATAACAGTGAACTGGGAAAACAATGGTCTGGAAAGCGGGGACTACTCTGCCATTGTAACAGTTAATATCGGAGATAATGAGATATTAAGAGAAGAAACAAAGTTCAGTCTTATTCCGGAAGGGACGCTTACGAGAAAAGGTGAGTTCACAGAGATTAACTACGAAGGAAAAACTGTTGTAGGGAGGATATTAAAGATATCCGGAACATTTGTCAATACAGGAGAAATTCCAACAAAAGCAGTTCTTAAAGGTGAGATCTATAAAGACGATGAACTAATAGACACCTTTGAATCCGATGAATTAACTGTGACAGCCATGGGGACAGAGAACCTTGTTTACTATTATAAACCGGAAATCTCAGGGGAATACAAAATCATAACATACATAGTTTATGAAGACAAAAAAACCGGTGAAAAGGAATTAAATATACAAGTCACCGGATCAGCTGACTCTACTGGTGACAGTTCAAAACCGACAGAAAGTGGAAAAGCACCGCTACCAACCGCACTTGTAATTGCAGCACTTACAATATTTGCACTTGTAATGGCACTAAAATCAGCTTTCAGAAAATAA
- a CDS encoding SBBP repeat-containing protein, giving the protein MSLKTNRSGKKIFSASVIIILFSILLLIQINSVDTYSLAFNNTYEISKTNAVNGADCESYKDNIEVTNINSSVIPVFSSYFGGKDTDSVNSVSIGKKNNLTAITGVTQSEDFPLTENNQKKRAGNIDGFIALINSNSKKLLYSGFIGGKGSDKPVSSAFNNEGNLYIAGYTDSDDFFTTKDALQKNNRGKWDIFLVKININNFETEYSTLIGGSSSDVLHDITIDSNNNLYLTGTTESRDFPVTKGAFQEKITGKRDAFLMKINPEENIIVYCTFFGGVSDDYSEAVGIDSELNAYITGYTYSSKTRSLPVKNEIFGPSTFSYDSYIAAFNPDGSDLIYSTYIGGGGGDRAKGIAVTEKRVHIAGYTYSDDLFVKNAFQNNFSVGNGSEGFLTCLNKEGTEIIYSTYFGGENDDFIHAIKSDNRGNIIIAGETKSENIFSSKKYDIERIPDEKRLKNNSDAFIAVFQEDSGSMNSAILIQGNDYDVIYDVDGYNGKLITAGMTKSDDIDGTEPVQKSNAGSYDGLITEYIIADK; this is encoded by the coding sequence ATGTCATTAAAAACAAACAGGTCCGGGAAAAAAATATTTTCGGCATCAGTCATAATAATTTTATTTTCAATATTGCTTCTGATTCAGATAAATTCAGTCGATACATATTCACTGGCATTCAATAATACCTATGAGATTTCAAAAACAAACGCAGTCAATGGTGCAGATTGTGAAAGCTATAAAGACAATATAGAAGTAACAAATATCAATTCATCTGTAATCCCTGTATTTTCATCATATTTCGGTGGAAAAGATACGGATTCAGTAAACTCAGTTTCTATCGGTAAAAAAAATAATCTAACCGCTATAACAGGGGTTACACAGTCGGAAGATTTTCCTCTGACAGAAAATAATCAAAAAAAGAGAGCAGGAAATATCGATGGATTCATTGCATTAATAAACAGTAACTCAAAAAAGCTTTTATATTCAGGATTTATCGGCGGAAAAGGAAGTGACAAACCTGTATCCTCCGCTTTTAACAATGAAGGAAATTTATACATTGCAGGATACACAGATTCCGATGATTTCTTCACAACCAAAGATGCACTTCAAAAGAATAACAGAGGTAAATGGGATATATTTCTAGTTAAAATAAATATAAATAATTTTGAAACTGAATATTCAACCTTAATAGGCGGATCATCATCAGATGTACTGCATGACATAACTATTGACAGTAACAACAATCTGTATCTCACCGGCACAACAGAGTCCAGAGATTTTCCGGTAACAAAAGGCGCTTTTCAGGAAAAAATTACCGGAAAAAGAGATGCATTTCTTATGAAAATTAATCCGGAAGAGAACATTATTGTCTATTGCACCTTCTTTGGCGGAGTCAGTGACGATTACAGCGAAGCAGTAGGAATAGATTCAGAACTGAATGCATATATTACAGGATATACCTATTCATCAAAAACAAGGTCACTTCCGGTAAAAAATGAGATATTCGGCCCCTCAACTTTCTCTTATGACTCATACATCGCGGCATTTAATCCGGACGGAAGCGATCTGATCTATTCAACCTATATTGGCGGGGGTGGCGGTGACAGGGCCAAAGGAATTGCTGTCACAGAAAAGAGAGTTCATATTGCCGGATATACATATTCAGACGATCTTTTTGTGAAAAATGCATTCCAGAATAATTTTTCCGTGGGCAACGGTTCAGAAGGATTTCTGACCTGCCTTAATAAAGAAGGAACTGAAATTATTTATTCAACATATTTCGGCGGGGAAAATGATGATTTTATTCATGCCATAAAGAGTGATAACAGAGGAAATATAATCATTGCAGGTGAGACCAAATCTGAAAATATATTCAGTTCCAAAAAATACGACATTGAAAGAATTCCGGATGAAAAAAGATTAAAAAATAACTCTGATGCTTTCATTGCCGTCTTTCAGGAAGATTCCGGCAGTATGAATTCTGCAATACTTATACAGGGCAATGATTATGATGTTATTTATGATGTTGACGGATATAACGGAAAATTAATCACAGCCGGAATGACAAAATCAGATGATATTGACGGAACAGAACCTGTACAGAAATCAAATGCCGGGTCATATGACGGACTCATCACCGAATACATAATCGCAGACAAATAA